Proteins found in one Populus alba chromosome 14, ASM523922v2, whole genome shotgun sequence genomic segment:
- the LOC118041693 gene encoding large ribosomal subunit protein eL15 encodes MGAYKYVSELWRKKQSDVMRFLQRVRCWEYRQHPSIVRVTHPTRPDKARRLGYKAKQGYVVYRIRVRRGGRKRPVPKGIVYGKPTNQGVTQLKFQRSKRSVAEERAGRKLGGLKVLNSYWINEDSTYKYFEVILVDAAHNAIRNDPRINWICNPVHKHRELRGLTSAGKKYRGLRGRGHLHHKARPSRRATWKRNQTLSLRRYR; translated from the exons ATGG GGGCTTATAAGTATGTTTCGGAGTTATGGAGGAAGAAACAGTCAGACGTTATGAGGTTTTTGCAGAGGGTGAGGTGCTGGGAATACCGGCAACATCCTTCAATTGTGCGTGTCACTCATCCTACTCGTCCTGATAAGGCTCGCCGTCTGGGTTACAAGGCAAAGCAG GGGTATGTGGTCTATCGCATTCGTGTGAGACGTGGTGGTAGGAAGAGGCCTGTTCCTAAGGGTATTGTTTATGGCAAGCCAACAAATCAGGGTGTTACACAGCTCAAGTTCCAGCGTAGCAAGAGATCTGTTGCCGAGGAGCGTGCAGGAAGGAAATTAGGTGGTCTCAAAGTTCTCAACTCATATTGGATTAATGAG GATTCCACTTACAAATATTTTGAGGTCATCCTGGTCGATGCTGCCCACAATGCTATTCGCAATGATCCAAGGATCAACTGGATCTGCAATCCTGTCCACAAACATAGAGAGCTTCGTGGTCTCACATCTGCGGGAAAGAAATACAGGGGTCTCCGAGGAAGGGGACACTTGCACCACAAGGCACGGCCTTCCAGGAGGGCAACATGGAAAAGGAACCAAACGCTTTCTCTCCGTCGCTATCGGTAA